A segment of the Panacibacter ginsenosidivorans genome:
TTCGCCGGTTTTGGTAATGAATACATAACCGGTTGCACCAATAATATCGCCCAAATCGAGACCACGCTTAACAACTGTATCAAAAAAAGTTTTATCCTCGCTTGGGCAAATCTCATCACGTTTTACATATAACTGTATAATGCCTTTGCTGTCCTGGATCTTTATAAAGAAAACCTTGCCTTTATCATTTATACTCATAATGCGTCCTGCAACACAAACTGCAGCAAATGCATCTTTTGTTTCTTCTGTAAATGCGTCTTTAATATCTTTTGAATAGTGTGAAACAGGATACAATGGCGCCGGGTATGCATTAATGCCAGCCGCTTCTAATTCTTTTAACTTATCCCTGCGGATGATCTCCTGTTCAGATAAATGTTGGCTCATACTTGCTTTTTAAAAAGGACTGCAAAGATATGGGTAAGCGGGAAATGAGTATTAGCGGAAATAGTGAAAGATTATGGGCCTGGCATTTATTATTATTATGGCGTCGTTCCTTGCGTCGCACTCTTGTACAGCATATAGGCAAGCAGCAAAAATCACAACCTTATCCTATAAGATGCACAAAGTTTTACAAACAGGCCATCCCCCCAGTTATAATCTGTTGTGTAGTTTTTATTATGACCATTCCCTGCCCTAAGTTTGCGCATAATGCCATAACCTGCTTCAGTTGATATAACGACATTTTTTGTGGCATAGCAATCAAGATAAGCAGAGAGCTGGTTATCATCTATACGCAAATAGCTCCCATTGTTCAATAAGTAAGAAAAGGTTAATGCTCTAAAGTTAACGCCGGTATAAAAGTGATCAGTTATCTTATGTTCATAGGTTAAACGCCCCGGTAATAAGCCAAAAAGATAATTGTGGGCATTTATTTTCCAGTCAACACCTCCCAGTGGTATTACAAACAAACCAAATTGGTCACTATTTACATATACACCAAGCTTATACTTTAGTGTTTCATTATACTTATAATTAATGGTTGCAATGCCGCCCATTTGAAATGTATTGCCATTGAGTTTTAATCCTTCACTATTAAACTTTGGTATGGCAGCCAATGTGAGTGACAAGCTTTTGTTTTGTAAAGGAATCTGTGCAATTATCGGAAAAGCAATGCTGCTTACCTCAGGAAGAAAATCCTTTTTGTCTGCAGAATCTATATTCCAGCTTTCATAAAAAGGACTGA
Coding sequences within it:
- a CDS encoding DUF6268 family outer membrane beta-barrel protein, which encodes MFRLYLITGIIFIQLISAAQPYVDPLNIRYTHAFKGKNKPATPFQHLYLGSDLPVKLKNNALFVFSPFYESWNIDSADKKDFLPEVSSIAFPIIAQIPLQNKSLSLTLAAIPKFNSEGLKLNGNTFQMGGIATINYKYNETLKYKLGVYVNSDQFGLFVIPLGGVDWKINAHNYLFGLLPGRLTYEHKITDHFYTGVNFRALTFSYLLNNGSYLRIDDNQLSAYLDCYATKNVVISTEAGYGIMRKLRAGNGHNKNYTTDYNWGDGLFVKLCASYRIRL